From a single Metopolophium dirhodum isolate CAU chromosome 6, ASM1992520v1, whole genome shotgun sequence genomic region:
- the LOC132946605 gene encoding neutral ceramidase isoform X1 produces the protein MELRFIFMLSLWITAASSLYKIGIGIADVTGPAAGVTFLGYGKMEQSGEGIHLRQFSRAFIIEDSTSRIAFVSIDSAMMGDQVKKDVLKKLKEKLPGMYDTNNLMLSSTHTHSTPGGYMLHMLFDLSTLGYVQQTLNCLVKGITLSILRAHDKLDYGRVFVNKGELKGISMSRSPQSYLLNPEVERAQYEYNVDKTMVQLKFESEYGVPLGVINWYAVHATSMNNTNRLISSDNVGYASVLFEQKMNPDSFIGKGPFVAAFASSNLGDVTPNIKGPRCQKSGKSCDIPGPSCDVDELCVASGPGDDMKESTKIIARRLFDRAYELMAGEPITEIKGPIKSIHQFVDMTTEEVDYMTPGGEMVKGKGCKPAMGHTFSSGTIDGPGLFSFEGGSKSSNNPLWDLVTNFVPKPSPEQVECHAEKSILISTGEFNYPLAWSPKIVTTQLAVIGPLIIACVPGEFTTMSGRRVRKAVSDVLCKNSWCTVVIAGLCNSYTDYITTPEEYKLQRYEGASTLFGPYTLPIYLKQFTKLAEALLDSDVKLDPGPDQIDLRPEVWSLLPSPMRDSPMGRHSFGDCIEQPPYSATWGQTVKAKFVSGHPRNNPMLEQTFLTVERLTDDLNWNIVATDANWETEFIWKSVSWIWASSVAEVKWTIPENTTPGLYRLRHFGYFKMYFGGGRLGKYFGTSETFKVSKS, from the exons aACTTAGGTTTATTTTCATGTTGTCGTTATGGATCACTGCAGCCAGTTCATTGTACAAAATCGGTATCGGAATTGCCGATGTAACTGGGCCTGCAGCAGGTGTTACATTT TTGGGATACGGAAAAATGGAACAAAGCGGAGAGGGAATCCATTTGCGACAGTTTTCCAGGGCGTTTATAATTGAAGATTCGACATCTAGAATAGCATTCGTCAGCATCGATTCCGCGATGATGGGTGACCAAGTGAAGAAAGAC gtattgaaaaaattgaaggagaagCTACCGGGCATGTACGACACGAATAACCTTATGCTTTCGTCGACGCACACACACTCGACGCCGGGAGGTTATATGTTACACATGCTGTTTGACTTGAGCACATTGGGTTATGTTCAACAAACCTTAAACTGTTTAGTAAAAGGTATTACATTG agTATTCTACGGGCCCACGACAAATTAGATTATGGACGTGTATTTGTTAATAAAGGTGAACTAAAAGGGATTTCGATGAGTAGAAGTCCTCAGTCATATTTATTAAATCCGGAAGTCGAACGCGCGCA ATACGAATATAACGTCGACAAGACTATGGTGCAGCTGAAGTTTGAGAGCGAGTACGGTGTACCGCTGGGCGTGATCAACTGGTACGCGGTACACGCGACCAGCATGAACAACACCAACAGGCTCATTTCGTCGGATAACGTCGGATACGCGTCGGTGTTGTTCGAGCAAAAGATGAACCCCGACAGTTTCATAGGAAAA GGTCCGTTTGTGGCTGCGTTCGCTTCGTCCAACCTGGGAGACGTGACACCCAACATCAAAGGTCCTCGGTGCCAGAAATCGGGAAAGTCCTGCGACATTCCCGGACCTTCGTGTGACGTCGACGAACTATGCGTGGCTTCTGGACCGGGCGACGACATGAAAGAGAGCACCAAAATAATCGCGCGGAGACTGTTCGACAGAGCGTAT GAACTAATGGCTGGAGAACCAATCACCGAGATCAAAGGACCGATCAAGTCCATACACCAGTTTGTGGACATGACCACGGAGGAAGTAGACTATATGACGCCCGGAGGAGAAATGGTCAAAGGAAAGGGGTGCAAACCTGCGATGGGTCATACGTTTTCATCGGGCACCATCGACGGGCCGGGTTTGTTCTCGTTCGAGGGCGGCTCCAAATCCTCGAACAATCCTCTCTGGGACCTGGTGACGAACTTCGTGCCGAAGCCTAGTCCGGAACAGGTGGAATGCCACGCGGAGAAATCGATTTTGATATCGACCGGAGAA tttaattatccGTTGGCTTGGTCGCCGAAAATAGTTACCACTCAGTTGGCCGTTATCGGACCGTTGATCATAGCTTGCGTCCCGGGCGAGTTCACGACCATGTCGGGGAGACGTGTGAGAAAAGCTGTCAGCGACGTCCTTTGCAAAAACTCTTGGTGTACAGTAGTTATCGCGGGACTTTGTAATTCATATACCGATTACATAACCACACCCGAAGAATACAAG ctGCAGCGTTACGAAGGTGCGTCCACGTTGTTCGGACCGTACACGTTGCCCATTTACCTGAAACAGTTTACGAAATTGGCCGAGGCGTTACTGGACAGCGACGTCAAACTGGACCCAGGTCCTGACCAGATCGACCTGAGACCCGAAGTGTGGTCGCTACTGCCGTCTCCCATGCGCGACTCTCCGATGGGGCGTCACAGTTTTGGGGACTGCATCGAACAACCACCGTACTCGGCCACGTGGGGCCAAACGGTTAAAGCGAAATTT GTATCAGGTCATCCTAGGAACAACCCCATGTTGGAACAGACGTTTTTGACGGTTGAACGGCTCACGGACGATTTAAATTGGAACATCGTCGCCACTGACGCCAATTGGGAAACCGA GTTCATATGGAAGTCCGTTTCGTGGATTTGGGCCAGCAGCGTAGCGGAAGTCAAATGGACAATACCTGAAAACACTACACCAGGGCTCTACCGCCTTAGGCACtttggatattttaaaatgtattttggagGTGGAAGGCTCGGAAAATACTTTGGCACTTCGGAAACGTTCAAAGTGTCGAAGAGTTAG
- the LOC132946605 gene encoding neutral ceramidase isoform X2, whose amino-acid sequence MYDTNNLMLSSTHTHSTPGGYMLHMLFDLSTLGYVQQTLNCLVKGITLSILRAHDKLDYGRVFVNKGELKGISMSRSPQSYLLNPEVERAQYEYNVDKTMVQLKFESEYGVPLGVINWYAVHATSMNNTNRLISSDNVGYASVLFEQKMNPDSFIGKGPFVAAFASSNLGDVTPNIKGPRCQKSGKSCDIPGPSCDVDELCVASGPGDDMKESTKIIARRLFDRAYELMAGEPITEIKGPIKSIHQFVDMTTEEVDYMTPGGEMVKGKGCKPAMGHTFSSGTIDGPGLFSFEGGSKSSNNPLWDLVTNFVPKPSPEQVECHAEKSILISTGEFNYPLAWSPKIVTTQLAVIGPLIIACVPGEFTTMSGRRVRKAVSDVLCKNSWCTVVIAGLCNSYTDYITTPEEYKLQRYEGASTLFGPYTLPIYLKQFTKLAEALLDSDVKLDPGPDQIDLRPEVWSLLPSPMRDSPMGRHSFGDCIEQPPYSATWGQTVKAKFVSGHPRNNPMLEQTFLTVERLTDDLNWNIVATDANWETEFIWKSVSWIWASSVAEVKWTIPENTTPGLYRLRHFGYFKMYFGGGRLGKYFGTSETFKVSKS is encoded by the exons ATGTACGACACGAATAACCTTATGCTTTCGTCGACGCACACACACTCGACGCCGGGAGGTTATATGTTACACATGCTGTTTGACTTGAGCACATTGGGTTATGTTCAACAAACCTTAAACTGTTTAGTAAAAGGTATTACATTG agTATTCTACGGGCCCACGACAAATTAGATTATGGACGTGTATTTGTTAATAAAGGTGAACTAAAAGGGATTTCGATGAGTAGAAGTCCTCAGTCATATTTATTAAATCCGGAAGTCGAACGCGCGCA ATACGAATATAACGTCGACAAGACTATGGTGCAGCTGAAGTTTGAGAGCGAGTACGGTGTACCGCTGGGCGTGATCAACTGGTACGCGGTACACGCGACCAGCATGAACAACACCAACAGGCTCATTTCGTCGGATAACGTCGGATACGCGTCGGTGTTGTTCGAGCAAAAGATGAACCCCGACAGTTTCATAGGAAAA GGTCCGTTTGTGGCTGCGTTCGCTTCGTCCAACCTGGGAGACGTGACACCCAACATCAAAGGTCCTCGGTGCCAGAAATCGGGAAAGTCCTGCGACATTCCCGGACCTTCGTGTGACGTCGACGAACTATGCGTGGCTTCTGGACCGGGCGACGACATGAAAGAGAGCACCAAAATAATCGCGCGGAGACTGTTCGACAGAGCGTAT GAACTAATGGCTGGAGAACCAATCACCGAGATCAAAGGACCGATCAAGTCCATACACCAGTTTGTGGACATGACCACGGAGGAAGTAGACTATATGACGCCCGGAGGAGAAATGGTCAAAGGAAAGGGGTGCAAACCTGCGATGGGTCATACGTTTTCATCGGGCACCATCGACGGGCCGGGTTTGTTCTCGTTCGAGGGCGGCTCCAAATCCTCGAACAATCCTCTCTGGGACCTGGTGACGAACTTCGTGCCGAAGCCTAGTCCGGAACAGGTGGAATGCCACGCGGAGAAATCGATTTTGATATCGACCGGAGAA tttaattatccGTTGGCTTGGTCGCCGAAAATAGTTACCACTCAGTTGGCCGTTATCGGACCGTTGATCATAGCTTGCGTCCCGGGCGAGTTCACGACCATGTCGGGGAGACGTGTGAGAAAAGCTGTCAGCGACGTCCTTTGCAAAAACTCTTGGTGTACAGTAGTTATCGCGGGACTTTGTAATTCATATACCGATTACATAACCACACCCGAAGAATACAAG ctGCAGCGTTACGAAGGTGCGTCCACGTTGTTCGGACCGTACACGTTGCCCATTTACCTGAAACAGTTTACGAAATTGGCCGAGGCGTTACTGGACAGCGACGTCAAACTGGACCCAGGTCCTGACCAGATCGACCTGAGACCCGAAGTGTGGTCGCTACTGCCGTCTCCCATGCGCGACTCTCCGATGGGGCGTCACAGTTTTGGGGACTGCATCGAACAACCACCGTACTCGGCCACGTGGGGCCAAACGGTTAAAGCGAAATTT GTATCAGGTCATCCTAGGAACAACCCCATGTTGGAACAGACGTTTTTGACGGTTGAACGGCTCACGGACGATTTAAATTGGAACATCGTCGCCACTGACGCCAATTGGGAAACCGA GTTCATATGGAAGTCCGTTTCGTGGATTTGGGCCAGCAGCGTAGCGGAAGTCAAATGGACAATACCTGAAAACACTACACCAGGGCTCTACCGCCTTAGGCACtttggatattttaaaatgtattttggagGTGGAAGGCTCGGAAAATACTTTGGCACTTCGGAAACGTTCAAAGTGTCGAAGAGTTAG